The Ostrea edulis chromosome 1, xbOstEdul1.1, whole genome shotgun sequence genomic sequence tcataccctaatgtatttttaaaaactgaaatttacatttcttaaatgtacTACAGGAATCATGATTCTGGTATGAAATATCGTGATGTTCATTGCATTCCGGGGCGAAAAAATCCGTGAAAATCTCTTGAAAATCTATCAGTGTTAAAAACCACTCTAGCTTCCTCCTCAAACGTCTGTCCATTCAAAACTAACATAAACGCCTGCTTGTCCGCGTCAACTGGACTGACAGCACTCAAAACCACGCCTGAAATATATTCCAAGAAGGAGATTTAGTCATGACGGTAATATGCAGTATATAAAGAGTTTTTCTGAGTGTGTAAACAAACACTGCCCAAAGAGCAGGTAGTTAAGATATGATTTTCTTTATCTGGCTGTAATATTTATCGCCTAGCACTTGGATCCTACCATCGTCCTCCTTAGTAGCTCCGGGTGTCGGCACAAACACCGGCTCTGAGATGCAGTAGCCCTCTTGTGACCAAAGCTTCACTTCTTTACGCTCCATGTCCAGCTTCACCAGCTGAGTGATGACAAGTTTACTTTTACAGAACAGTTTGATACCGTCATAGTTTACTTTTACAGAACAGTTTGATACCGTCATAGTTTACTTTTACAGAACAGTTTGATACCGTCATAGTTTACTTTTACAGAACAGTTTGATACCGTCATAGTTTACTCTTACAGAACAGTTTGATACCGTCATAGTTTACTTTTACAGAACAGTTTGATACCGTCATAGTCTACTTTTACAGAACAGTTTGATACCGTCATAATTTACTTTTACAGAATAATTTGATACTGTCATTATCACGAGTGGACGACAAACTACACGAGCAAGCAAATAAAGGAAATAAACAAAGACTACCTTTTTTGATAGTCCTTTCCCAACTCCATAAGCATATCTATATTTCTTTCCGTTATAGTCCAAATAGTTGATCTGTGGAAGCTCCAGTCCTGTATAAACATGGATTTTTTCaagcaacatacatgtattttcatcagAAGTTAACAGTGATAATATTCTTGGATAATTCGatctattttcttttacttattttttttttttttttattgtaaaccaacttttatttgcgTCCAAGACATTTTCGCGATGTTTGCGAGAACCTATTATCGTGAATATTTCTCGTCGCGAATCAGTCCTTTAATGCCTTTCATATTTGTTTAAGATGATGTCGGTCGCGAAAATTAGTCGCAGGGACCTGGACAGATATCACTGGTACGTCGCGAAATAAATTCGTCGCGAACAGAAGTCGGTTTTCCTTAGAGTACAGCTGACTACAGTAGCGCCTCGTTCGATCGGACATTTGTAGACGTGATTATGTTTTCAGAAAGCTTGGGTTACCTTCTCCGTGGGTGTCTATCTCCTCCCACGTACAGAAAATCTCCGTGTCTGATTTTCTTACCGCTGTGGCCGAACATCCGGGCAGAGTCACCAGGTTCTCATTTAGTGGAGTCTGAATGGTGTCAAAATTTATAATtcgtttcatattttgaaacaaTGTATTTACAAAGTTACACAGACAAGAGCAAGTTTTTAAGGTgtttttttaatatgtaaaaatcaatgataCAATCATAAACAAATGAGGGAATTAAATaagtatttttgtttatattgcaCTTAATGGGATGAAAAGGATCAATTCAGGGTAACATAAGTGATAAAACTTTTGGCTCGGATTCGGTTTTAGTCTTTACAAAAAGCTCATCCATATTCGTTCTAGTAAGGTCAAACAAATTCAGGAAGTTCTTTTTCACACATCGCAATGCCTTTAGTATGTGGATAGAGGAGGGAACTTTTAACAGATGTCTTACTACGATGTAGCATGATGCATGTATTGTTTACGCATTTTAagtttgttattttcaaatgatgtttcatatttttgtatatcTGGTCTTAATCACTGTGGGGATAATTGTTTACTTCCTAataggaagaaaaaaatatacacatttttatacaatataaaaaaagtgttgaaaagtcgaaattaaaaagaatgaagGTGTGATGTGAGGTGAATTCGAGCCATGACAAAAAGGAACCTCTGCATACAATGACAGCGGTGTAGCTTACTGTCGGCATACAGTGACAGCGGTGTAGCTTACTGTCGGCATACAGTGACAGCGGTGTAGCTTACTATCAGCATACAGTGACAGCGGTGTAGCTTACTGTCAGTGTACAGTGACAGCAGTATAGCTTACTGTCAGCGTACAGTGACAGTGGTGTTGCTTACTGTCAGTGTACAGTGACAGCAGTGTACATTACTGTCAGCATCAGTGACAACAGTGTAGCTTACTGTCGGCATACAGTGACAGCGGTGTAGCTTACTGTCAGCATACAGTGACAGCGGTGTAGCTTACTGTAGACATACAGTTACAGCAATGTAGCTTACTGTCGGCATACAGTGACAGCGGTGTAGCATACTGTTAGCATACAGTGACAGCGGTGTAGTTTACTGTAGACATACAATGACAGCGATGTAGCTTACTGTTGGCATACAGTGACAGCGATGTAGCTTTCTTTCGACATACAGTGACAGCGGTGTAGCTTACTGTCAGCATAAAGTGACAGCAGTGTAGCTTACTGTCAGCATATAGTGACAGCAGTGTAGCTTACTGTCAGCATATAATGACAGCAGTGTAGCTTACTGTTAGCATACAGTGACATCCGTGTAGCTTACTGTCAGTGTACAGTGACAGCCGTGTAGCTTACTGTCAGTGTACAGTGACAGCAGTGTAGCTTACTGTCAGTGTACAGTGACAGCGGTGTAGCTTACTGTCAGCATACAGTGAGAGCGGCGTAGCTTACTGAGCTCCACTAACTTCAAGAACTGAGGGTGTAAATATGAACCAGGATGTCAAAaattgtaataatgataataaaaacagGTTCTCTAATattggtagttttttttttatgaattttgacCCCAGGGCATGGGTGTCCCTGAAACAATCCTATTGTAAATTGTTCTCATAGTTGCAACTTATCAAAATATCTTAATTTAGGGACTTGCCTGTCCTGAAGGAGTTCAACACAATAATTCATGCTAAATCTGAACAGGGACAACACTGTTTAGGTTGATGGTTAATTTCAGCATCACAGTAATAAAAAGGTTcaaattgtaaaaatgaaacttttacaCAAATATCATACAgcaaaaagagaaaaaaaaaaagcaaataaacaaacaaacaaaaaccaagcaaaaaaaaaaaaaaaaaaaagaccaaaaacaatgtataaataaataatgatgattaaaaaaaaaccaatgaaACTTGATATAACACGGTGTTACTTGTTCCAGAAAAGTGTTCTTTCCATTGGGTCTTTTCTTTTGATACCTTGAATTGACCCTTTTCATGTTTTGGATAAGATGTGTAATGTCTAGATAGCTTGCCtgtttgtttatgtttaatGGAAACACGTATCTGCGAACAGTGACATGTGGCATGGTCTCCATGGTTTCTGCCATCTTTTCCTCTGTAAAGTTCTTCAGATACAAGGCTTCCATGATCTTCTTGTCCTTGTAACCGCACACATCAAACACCAGAAAATCTGACGGGgaaaaagttttacaattactttgaaaaaaCAGCCAACACTATTACTTTATCTTACTTCTAGTTCTATTTGGCTAAACACTTGTGTCATCGTTGGATACCAACGGCTTATCTTGTTTTCTCGTGAGTACACGCGGCCGATCTCCTCTTCTATACTCATGACCTCTATACTCATGACCTCTATACTCATGACCTCTATACTCATGACCTTTATACTCATGACCTCTATACTCATGACCTTTATACTCATGACTTTTATACTCATGATCTCTATACTCATGACTTCTATACTCATGATCTCTATACTCATGACTTTTATACTCATGATCTCTATACTCATGCCTTCTATACTCATGATCTCTATACTCATGACTTCTATACTCATGATCTCTATACTCATGACTTCTATACTCATGATCTCTATACTCATGACTTTTATACTCATGATCTCTATACTCATGACTTCTATACTCATGACTTCTATACTCATGACTTTTATACTCATGACTTCTATACTCGTGACTTCTATACTCATGACCTCTATACTTATGACCTCTATACGCATGACCTCTATACTCATGACCTCTATACTCATGACCTCTATACTCATGACTTTTATACTCATGACTTTTATACTCATGACTTCTATACTCATGACCTCTATACTTATGACCTCTATACTTATGACCTCTATACTCATGACTTTATACTCATGACTTTTATACTCGTGACTTCTATACTCGTGACTTCTATACTCATGACCTCTATACTTATGACCTCTATACGCATGACCTCTATACTCATGATCTCTATACTCATGACCTCTATACTCACGACCTCTATACTCATGACCTCTATACTCATGACCTCTATACGCATGACCTCTATACTCATGACCTCTATACTCATGACCTCTATACTCATGACTTTTATACTCATGACTTTTTATACTCATGACTTCTATACTCATGACTTCATACTCACGAGTAGAGGATGGGATCAGCCCTGGGTATTCGCTGGTGATCTATGTATAAAGGGAAATATTCGACCTCGTTTAATTTTCGCTCCTTTCGCCCTCATTGTCGGTGGGCGAATTTAACACTGGGCGAAACTGTCTTCCTCTTATCTTGCTTTAAAAACAACTGTGTATGTGTGAATTTAAAACGTAGCGAAACCACGTGCTAGTGTAGAAGGGCGAAATTGATACAGCGGCGAAAATTACCCTGTATACAGTGTTTGGTCTGAAATAACAAGATAAATACATCAGCATGCTACGTGTTTAAGTCGTGATTCCCATCTGCCTCACCTCCATCTTGGTAGGAGTTGATGAGATGGAAGGTAAACATGGCCTCTCCCTGATATTGAAACATGGGGTTATGAAGTTTTCCTGTTCTTCTGTTTAGGAGGTGAAAAATTGTCTGAAAGTAATATGAAATACTGGGGATGATTGATACCCACCTGCCttgactaattttcaaattcttataTCCCTCTATTTTCTTAAAATCACAATAATAATCTTTAGAAATGAACTAAACGCCCTCGTTGTTTCGACTCCACGCGCCATGCACATGTCGGCTGTTAGAGCCACGCAAACGTCAACACTTGACGTCTCTACAGACGTGAAGTATTCTCaaattgtaaaacaaataaatatcagacacgtagcatcatttttaaaagttattctTGTGGGGAGAGAGGAGGCAACAGGAAGAGAAGTTGAAAGTTGGCTTAAACGTTGACAGCCAAACAGAAAAAATGGATTCCCCAACAAAAATCCTAAACCGTAGGAGGGATTGGTGTTTCTGCTACTCTGCCTCAAAATTACCACCACCACCCACAAACTTTATATTCTTAaatcgaggggggggggtggttgcGCTCATCCTTCGCTAACtggtttcatttcataattttcaagcttacattcttctcAGTCATTATTACTATCCTAaataggagggggggggggggagcaacATATCTTTCTATACACAtggaaataacaaataattaTCACCCCTTCCCCCTGCTGcctatggcgtgtaaaacgttgcactattatactaatcttgttattcatattcgaaaacttgtaatttatattctaaagcatatcattcatattcgaaaagttgttattcatattcgataattttaacattcatattcaaaaacatgttattcTTAATCTAAATCGTgttattcattttcaaaaacatgccattcttattcaataaattgtttttcatattctaaacttttcattcatattccaaaacatgtgattcatattcgataatcttatcaatcatattcaaaaacatgtgatttatattcgataatctaatcattcatattcgataattatgttgtttatattcgacaatcatgtcattcatatttgataatcttgttattcatattcaaaagcatgtaattcatatttacaaCCGTCTTAAATTGCGTCATATTACCCAGGTggcaaattatattgaataagaataaaaagattatcgaatatgaatgataaaattatcgaatatgaataacaacttttcgaatatgaatgatatgctttagaatataaattacaagttttcgaatatgaataacaaaattaatataatagtgcaacgttttacacgtcATAGCTGCCCTCCAATTATTCTATACGT encodes the following:
- the LOC125664419 gene encoding beta,beta-carotene 15,15'-dioxygenase-like, translated to MSRLYLESVEECPPTEGVVKGRVPDWLEGTLYRNGPGLYEFGEYKMNHLFDGMASVQRWKFHNGKVTYQRKFVNSQAFQSNSRANRIVMSEFGTRQIPDPCLNIFQRLFSFFKSDEMTDNTCVTVWPQGDRVFVATETNKIHEINPDTLETMQTVNLSQFLTINSATAHTHWDKDGTVHSFGIWYHGKNAKYTLFKIPPKTEVQDAFSNIDIVGSVPARWKLHPGYLHSFGITEDFYAFVEQPLTFDVMKLATMKLTGKNVEESLTWFPNEKTIFHLLNRRTGKLHNPMFQYQGEAMFTFHLINSYQDGDFLVFDVCGYKDKKIMEALYLKNFTEEKMAETMETMPHVTVRRYVFPLNINKQASYLDITHLIQNMKRVNSRYQKKRPNGKNTFLEQVTPCYIKFHWFFFNHHYLFIHCFWSFFFFFFCLVFVCLFICFFFFSFCLSYTAVTTPLNENLVTLPGCSATAVRKSDTEIFCTWEEIDTHGEGLELPQINYLDYNGKKYRYAYGVGKGLSKKLVKLDMERKEVKLWSQEGYCISEPVFVPTPGATKEDDGVVLSAVSPVDADKQAFMLVLNGQTFEEEARVVFNTDRFSRDFHGFFRPGMQ